In Oryza brachyantha chromosome 2, ObraRS2, whole genome shotgun sequence, a single window of DNA contains:
- the LOC121053565 gene encoding auxin-responsive protein SAUR36-like, protein MHARRHRGFRLGRKLLGLWRWALCHRRRRRGRGYIRLQPCPPGGSSPLLARSGSAKKLPHQQQQIVVHQRGEAPGMLKWGRSLARRMRLLRRRGSGGDGRILEDAPGEATTPKGQVAVYVGGGEPGESMRYVVPVVYFNHPLFGELLREAEEEFGFAHPGGITIPCAAARFERAAAVAAAGGGGRKAPAWW, encoded by the coding sequence ATGCACGCGAGGCGGCACAGAGGCTTCCGGCTCGGCCGGAAGCTGCTCGGGCTGTGGCGATGGGCGCtctgccaccgccggcgccggcgcggccgcgggTACATCCGCTTGCAGCCGTGCCCACCGGGAGGCAGCTCACCTCTTCTGGCCAGGAGCGGGAGCGCCAAGAAGCTGccgcaccagcagcagcagatcgtGGTGCATCAGCGGGGCGAGGCGCCGGGGATGCTCAAGTGGGGGCGGTCGCTGGCGCGGCGGATGAGGCTACTCCGGCGCAGgggctccggcggcgacggccggatcCTGGAGGACGCCCCGGGGGAGGCGACGACGCCCAAGGGGCAGGTGGCCGTGtacgtgggcggcggcgagccaggGGAGTCCATGAGGTACGTGGTGCCGGTGGTGTACTTCAACCACCCGCTGTTCGGGGAGCTGCTCCgcgaggccgaggaggagttcggGTTCGCCCACCCTGGCGGCATCACCAtcccctgcgccgccgcgcggttcgagcgcgcggccgccgtggccgccgccggcggcggcggcaggaagGCGCCCGCCTGGTGGTAG
- the LOC102699475 gene encoding plasmodesmata-located protein 8-like produces the protein MHLLGSGVVVTAVLLAVLNLGAAPAADAATGTFIYAGCSPSRYGPNTAFESNLNSLLSSIASTASSGAAYNSFTAGGGAGPDPAAGTAAYGLYQCRGDLSPGDCVACVRQTVARLGTVCANAYAASLQVDGCYVRYDAADFIGRADTSTAYRKCSSSTSHDGAFLSSRDGVLGELQAAAGYKLSTSGTVQGVAQCLGDVPAADCTACLAEAVGQLKGACGTALAADVYLAQCYVRYWANGYYFRSNSDNSGDDVGRTVAIIIGILAGLAVLVVFISFLRKAC, from the exons ATGCATCTCCTCGGcagcggcgtcgtcgtcacgGCCGTCCTGCTCGCCGTCCTCAACCTGGGTGCCGCGCCAGCGGCCGACGCGGCGACGGGCACGTTCATCTACGCGGGGTGCTCGCCGTCCAGGTACGGGCCCAACACCGCCTTCGAGAGCAACCTCAACTcgctcctctcctccatcgCATCAACGGCCTCCTCCGGCGCTGCGTACAACAGCTTCaccgctggcggcggcgccgggcctGACCCGGCGGCCGGCACGGCCGCGTACGGCCTGTACCAGTGCCGCGGCGACCTGAGCCCCGGCGACTGCGTCGCGTGCGTGCGGCAGACGGTGGCGCGGCTGGGCACCGTGTGTGCCAACGCCTACGCCGCGTCGCTGCAGGTGGACGGCTGCTACGTGCGGTACGACGCCGCCGACTTCATCGGCCGCGCCGACACCTCCACGGCGTACCGCAAGTGCAGCTCCAGCACGAGCCACGACGGCGCGTTCCTGAGCAGCCGCGACGGCGTCCTCGGGGAGCTGCAAGCCGCGGCGGGCTACAAGCTTAGCACCTCCGGCACGGTGCAGGGGGTGGCGCAGTGCCTCGGCGACGTCCCGGCGGCCGACTGCACCGCTTGCctggcggaggcggtggggcAGCTCAAGGGCGCGTGCGGcacggcgctcgccgccgacgtgtaCCTGGCACAGTGCTACGTGAGGTACTGGGCAAATGGTTACTACTTCCGCTCTAATTCAG ATAACTCCGGAGATGATGTTGGGAGGACTGTCGCGATAATAATCGGAATCTTGGCTGGCCTGGCAGTCCTCGTGGTGTTTATTTCTTTCCTCAGGAAAGCAT GTTAG
- the LOC102710946 gene encoding vacuolar-processing enzyme beta-isozyme 1-like: MAAQWCFALLLALSAAAEAGAKRMWEPVIRMPGEVVVEEEVVGGIGTRWAVLVAGSSGYGNYRHQADVCHAYQILRKGGLKEENIVVFMYDDIANNALNPRPGVIVNHPQGEDVYAGVPKDYTGDEVNTKNFYAVLLGNKTAVTGGSRKVIDSKPNDHIFIFYSDHGGPGVLGMPNLPYLYAADFMKVLQEKHVSNTYAKMVIYVEACESGSIFEGLMPEDLNVYVTTASNAEESSWGTYCPGMEPSPPAEYITCLGDLYSVSWMEDSETHNLKEESIKEQYEVVKKRTSDMNSYGAGSHVMEYGDKTFKGEKLYLYQGFDPANAEVKNKLLLDDPKAAVNQRDADLLFLWRRYELLHEKSEEKLKVLREISEAVTHRKHLDSSVDFVGKLLFGFGNGPTVLQHVRPSGQPLVDDWDCLKRMVRIFESHCGSLTQYGMKHMRAFANICNNGIPDAAMKDASIVACSSDNSARWSSLVQGYSA, from the exons ATGGCGGCGCAGTGGTGCTTCGCGTTGCTCTTGGCGCtgtcggccgcggcggaggccggaGCCAAGCGGATGTGGGAGCCGGTGATTCGGATGCcgggggaggtggtggtggaggaggaggtggtgggcgGCATCGGGACGAGGTGGGCGGTGCTCGTCGCGGGCTCCTCCGGCTACGGGAACTACAGGCACCAG GCTGATGTATGCCACGCATACCAGATATTGCGGAAGGGAGGGCTAAAGGAGGAGAACATTGTCGTGTTTATGTATGATGACATTGCTAATAATGCACTTAACCCTAGACCAGGGGTTATTGTCAATCATCCGCAGGGTGAAGATGTTTATGCAGGAGTTCCAAAG GATTACACTGGAGATGAAGTCAATACTAAAAACTTCTATGCAGTTCTCCTGGGCAATAAAACCGCAGTTACTGGGGGAAGTAGGAAGGTCATAGATAGCAAACCAAACGATCACATATTTATCTTCTACTCAGATCATGGGGGCCCTGGAGTTCTTG GTATGCCCAATCTGCCATATCTTTATGCTGCTGACTTCATGAAGGTGTTACAAGAAAAACATGTCTCCAATACTTATGCAAAAATG GTTATATATGTAGAAGCATGTGAAAGTGGCAGTATTTTCGAAGGTTTAATGCCAGAGGACCTTAATGTTTATGTCACGACAGCGTCTAATGCAGAAGAAAGTAGTTGGGGTACTTACTGCCCAGGAATGGAACCATCGCCTCCTGCTGAATACATTACCTGCTTAGGTGATCTCTATAGTGTTTCTTGGATGGAAGACAG CGAGACTCACAATTTGAAGGAGGAATCAATTAAGGAGCAGTATGAAGTG GTTAAGAAGCGTACCTCTGATATGAACAGCTACGGTGCTGGTTCTCATGTTATGGAGTATGGAGATAAGACATTCAAGGGTGAGAAGCTCTACTTATACCAAGGTTTTGATCCTGCAAATGCCGAAGTTAAGAACAAGCTACTATTGGACGATCCAAAGGCTGCAGTCAACCAAAGAGATGCAGATCTCCTTTTCCTTTGGAGAAGG TATGAACTGTTACATGAAAAATCTGAAGAGAAGCTGAAAGTTCTGAGGGAGATCAGTGAGGCTGTAACGCATAGGAAGCATCTTGACAGCAGTGTTGATTTTGTGGGAAAACTTCTATTTGGATTTGGGAATGGGCCTACTGTGCTTCAACATGTTAGGCCTTCTGGTCAACCACTCGTCGATGATTGGGATTGTTTGAAGAGAATG GTGCGAATCTTCGAGTCTCATTGCGGGTCGCTCACTCAGTACGGTATGAAGCACATGAGGGCGTTTGCTAATATTTGCAACAACGGTATCCCTGACGCTGCAATGAAGGACGCAAGTATCGTTGCTTGCAGCAGTGACAACTCGGCAAGATGGAGCTCACTGGTCCAGGGGTACAGCGCTTGA
- the LOC102699754 gene encoding hsp70-Hsp90 organizing protein produces the protein MADEAKAKGNAAFSAGRFEEAARHFTDAIALAPENHVLYSNRSAALASVHRYSEALADAEKTVELKPDWAKGYSRLGAAHLGLADAASAVAAYEKGLALDPSNEGLKAGLADAKKAAAAPPRRPPPSGADGIGQMFQGPELWTKIASDPTTRAYLEQADFMQMLREVQRNPSSLNMYLSDPRMMQVLGLMLNIKIQRPDASESSQSSPPPPRSQQQQDQPETKAREAEPEPESEPMEVTDEEKERKERKSSAQKEKEAGNAAYKKKDFDTAIQHYTKALELDDEDISYLTNRAAVYIEMGKYDECIKDCDKAVERGRELRADFKMISRALTRKGTALVKLAKTSKDYDIAIETFQKALTEHRNPDTLKRLNEAEKAKKDLEQQEYYDPKIADEEREKGNQLFKEQKYPDAVKHYTEALRRNPKDPRVYSNRAACYTKLGAMPEGLKDAEKCIELDPTFSKGYTRKGAIQFFMKEYDKAMETYQAGLKHDANNPELLDGVRRCIEQINKANRGDLSQEEIQERQNKAMQDPEIQNILTDPIMRQVLIDLQENPRASQEHLKNPGVMQKIQKLVSAGIVQMR, from the exons ATGGCCGAcgaggcgaaggcgaaggGCAATGCGGCCTTCTCGGCCGGCCGCttcgaggaggcggcgaggcacTTCACGGACGCCATCGCGCTCGCCCCGGAGAACCACGTCCTCTACTCCAACCGCTCCGCCGCGCTCGCCTCTGTCCACCGCTACTCCGaggcgctcgccgacgccgagaaGACCGTCGAGCTGAAGCCCGACTGGGCTAAGGGGTACTCCCGCCTCGGAGCCGCCcacctcggcctcgccgacgccgcgagcgccgtcgccgcctatGAGAAGGGCCTCGCGCTCGACCCCAGCAACGAGGGCCTCAAAgccggcctcgccgacgctaagaaggccgccgccgccccgccgcgccgccccccgCCCAGCGGCGCTGACGGCATAGGCCAGATGTTCCAGGGGCCCGAGCTCTGGACCAAGATCGCCTCCGACCCGACCACGCGCGCATACCTTGAGCAGGCCGACTTCATGCAGATGCTGCGAGAGGTGCAGCGGAACCCCAGCAGCCTCAACATGTACCTCTCCGACCCCCGAATGATGCAGGTGCTCGGCCTCATGCTTAACATCAAGATCCAGAGACCAGACGCCTCTGAATCGTCGCAGTCTAGCCCCCCACCGCCGCGgtctcagcagcagcaggatcagccggagacgaaggcgagggaggcggagcCAGAGCCGGAATCGGAGCCGATGGAAGTGACCGATGAGGAGAAGGAGCGGAAGGAGAGAAAATCGTCTGCtcagaaggagaaggaggcggGGAACGCAGCTTACAAGAAAAAGGACTTTGATACTGCGATCCAGCATTACACAAAAGCCCTGGAACTTGACGATGAGGACATTTCCTATCTTACCAACCGTGCAGCAGTCTACATTGAAATGGGAAAG TACGATGAATGCATTAAGGACTGTGATAAGGCTGTGGAAAGGGGAAGGGAACTTCGTGCTGATTTCAAGATGATCTCAAGGGCGCTTACAAGAAAAGGAACAGCCCTAGTCAAACTTGCTAAGACCTCTAAGGACTATGACATTGCCATTGAGACTTTCCAGAAGGCTCTGACTGAGCATCGAAACCCAGACACTCTAAAAAGGCTAAACGAGGCTGAGAAGGCAAAGAAAGATTTGGAGCAACAAGAGTACTATGATCCAAAGATCGCagatgaagagagagagaaag GTAATCAGCTTTTCAAGGAGCAAAAATATCCAGATGCGGTAAAGCACTACACTGAGGCTCTCAGGAGAAATCCCAAGGATCCGAGG GTGTACAGCAATAGGGCTGCATGCTACACCAAGTTGGGAGCTATGCCTGAAGGTCTTAAAGATGCAGAGAAGTGCATTGAGCTAGACCCCACCTTCTCCAAAGGGTATAcaaggaaaggtgcaattcAGTTTTTCATGAAAGAATACGACAAGGCAATGGAAACTTACCAGGCTGGTTTGAAACATGATGCGAATAACCCAGAACTGCTGGACGGTGTGAGGAG GTGTATCGAACAGATCAACAAGGCCAACAGGGGTGATTTGAGTCAGGAAGAGATTCAGGAACGACAG AACAAGGCTATGCAGGATCCAGAGATCCAGAACATTCTTACAGATCCTATCATGCGACAG GTGCTGATAGATTTGCAGGAGAACCCTAGGGCTTCTCAGGAGCATCTTAAGAACCCTGGAGTGATGCAGAAGATTCAGAAGCTTGTAAGCGCTGGAATAGTCCAAATGAGATAG
- the LOC107303543 gene encoding vacuolar iron transporter homolog 1-like: MAIDLGCHVGYASPEETGVRSDGMMKQEETDRSAVVDDVEAAAGDGGVNYVARAQWLRAAVLGANDGLVSVASLMIGVGAVNGTRRAMLVAGLAGLVAGACSMAIGEFVSVYAQYDIQAAQIERARGGKDSGGGDDEDQLPSPTMAAVASALSFAVGAAVPLLAGGFVRQWAARVGVVCAASSLGLAGFGVASAYLGGASVARSGMRMLVGGWLAMAVTYGVLKLFGLRGV, from the coding sequence ATGGCTATTGACCTTGGTTGTCATGTCGGCTATGCATCGCCGGAGGAGACCGGTGTCCGTTCCGACGGTATGATGAAACAAGAAGAGACCGATCGCTCGGCGgtcgtcgacgacgtcgaggccgcggctggcgacggcggcgtcaaCTACGTGGCCCGCGCCCAGTGGCTCCGCGCCGCGGTGCTCGGCGCCAACGACGGCCTCGTCTCCGTGGCCTCCCTCATgatcggcgtcggcgccgtcaACGGCACCAGGAGGGCGATGCTCGTggccggcctcgccggcctcgTGGCCGGCGCGTGCAGCATGGCCATCGGCGAGTTCGTGTCCGTGTACGCGCAGTACGACATCCAGGCTGCCCAGATCGAGCGCGCCCGCGGCGGCaaggacagcggcggcggcgacgacgaggatcaGCTGCCGAGCCCcacgatggcggcggtggcgtcggcgcTGTCGTTCGCGGTGGGCGCCGCGGTGCCGCTGCTGGCCGGCGGGTTCGTGCGGCAGTGGGCAGCCAGAGTCGGCGTCGTGTGCGCGGCGAGcagcctcggtctcgccggcTTCGGAGTGGCGAGCGCGTACCTGGGCGGCGCGAGCGTGGCGCGCTCCGGGATGCGGATGCTCGTGGGAGGGTGGCTCGCCATGGCGGTCACGTACGGGGTGCTTAAGCTGTTCGGGTTGCGTGGTGTTTAG